In a single window of the Necator americanus strain Aroian chromosome X, whole genome shotgun sequence genome:
- a CDS encoding hypothetical protein (NECATOR_CHRX.G25245.T1) encodes MLAVVVPGVSVDVVVVVVPGFCVEMLVMVVPGVSVEMLVMVVPRVSVEMLVMVVPRVSVEMLAVVVPGVSVDVVVVVVSGVSVDVVVVVVPGFPVEMLVVVVPGVSVDVVVVVVPGFCVEMLVMVVPGFSVEMLVVVVSGVSVEMLAVVVPGVSVDVVVVVVPGFCVEMLVMVVPGVSVEMLVMVVPRVSVEMFAVVVPGVSVDVVVVVVPGFCVEMLVMVVPGVSVEMLVMVVPRVSVEMLVMVVPRVSVEMFAVVVPGVSVDVLVMVVPGVSVEMLVMVVPRVSVEMLAVVVPGVSVDVVVVVVSGVSVDVVVVVVPGFPVEMLVVVVPGLPVEVVEVMVSGVSVDVVVVVPGFSVEMLAVVVPGVSVDVVVVVVSGVSVDVVVVVVPGFPVEMLVVVVPGLPVEVVEVMVPGVVLLSLCLVHVIGQRIFLPYH; translated from the coding sequence ATGCTCGCCGTGGTCGTTCCAGGAGTTTCAGTTGATGTGGTCGTggtggtcgttcctggattctgcgttgagatgctcgtcaTGGTCGTTCCAGGAGTTTCAGTTGAGATGCTCGTCATGGTCGTTCCAAGAGTTTCAGTTGAGATGCTCGTCATGGTCGTTCCAAGAGTTTCAGTTGAGATGCTCGCCGTGGTCGTTCCAGGAGTTTCAGTTGATGTGGTCGTGGTGGTCGTTTCAGGAGTTTCAGTTGATGtggtcgtcgtggtcgttcctggattccccgttgagatgctcgtcgtggtcgttccaggagtttcagttgatgtggtcgtggtggtcgttcctggattctgcgttgagatgctcgtcatggtcgttcctggattctccgttgagatgctcgtcgtggtcgtttcAGGAGTTTCAGTTGAGATGCTCGCCGTGGTCGTTCCAGGAGTTTCAGTTGATGTGGTCGTggtggtcgttcctggattctgcgttgagatgctcgtcaTGGTCGTTCCAGGAGTTTCAGTTGAGATGCTCGTCATGGTCGTTCCAAGAGTTTCAGTTGAGATGTTCGCCGTGGTCGTTCCAGGAGTTTCAGTTGATGTGGTCGTagtggtcgttcctggattctgcgttgagatgctcgtcaTGGTCGTTCCAGGAGTTTCAGTTGAGATGCTCGTCATGGTCGTTCCAAGAGTTTCAGTTGAGATGCTCGTCATGGTCGTTCCAAGAGTTTCAGTTGAGATGTTCGCCGTGGTCGTTCCAGGAGTTTCAGTTGATGTGCTCGTCATGGTCGTTCCAGGAGTTTCAGTTGAGATGCTCGTCATGGTCGTTCCAAGAGTTTCAGTTGAGATGCTCGCCGTGGTCGTTCCAGGAGTTTCAGTTGATGTGGTCGTGGTGGTCGTTTCAGGAGTTTCAGTTGATGtggtcgtcgtggtcgttcctggattccccgttgagatgctcgtcgtggtcgttccagGACTCCCCGTTGAAGTTGTTGAGGTTATGGTTTCAGGAGTTTCCGTTGATGTggtcgtggtcgttcctggattctCCGTTGAGATGCTCGCCGTGGTCGTTCCAGGAGTTTCAGTTGATGTGGTCGTGGTGGTCGTTTCAGGAGTTTCAGTTGATGtggtcgtcgtggtcgttcctggattccccgttgagatgctcgtcgtggtcgttccagGACTCCCCGTTGAAGTCGTTGAGGTTATGGTTCCAGGAGTTGTCTTGTTATCGTTATGTCTAGTTCACGTGATAGGGCAACGAATTTTCCTCCCTTATCACTGA
- a CDS encoding hypothetical protein (NECATOR_CHRX.G25245.T2), whose translation MLVVVVSGVSVEMLAVVVPGVSVDVVVVVVPGFCVEMLVMVVPGVSVEMLVMVVPRVSVEMLVMVVPRVSVEMLAVVVPGVSVDVVVVVVSGVSVDVVVVVVPGFPVEMLVVVVPGVSVDVVVVVVPGFCVEMLVMVVPGFSVEMLVVVVSGVSVEMLAVVVPGVSVDVVVVVVPGFCVEMLVMVVPGVSVEMLVMVVPRVSVEMFAVVVPGVSVDVVVVVVPGFCVEMLVMVVPGVSVEMLVMVVPRVSVEMLVMVVPRVSVEMFAVVVPGVSVDVLVMVVPGVSVEMLVMVVPRVSVEMLAVVVPGVSVDVVVVVVSGVSVDVVVVVVPGFPVEMLVVVVPGLPVEVVEVMVSGVSVDVVVVVPGFSVEMLAVVVPGVSVDVVVVVVSGVSVDVVVVVVPGFPVEMLVVVVPGLPVEVVEVMVPGVVLLSLCLVHVIGQRIFLPYH comes from the coding sequence atgctcgtcgtggtcgtttcAGGAGTTTCAGTTGAGATGCTCGCCGTGGTCGTTCCAGGAGTTTCAGTTGATGTGGTCGTggtggtcgttcctggattctgcgttgagatgctcgtcaTGGTCGTTCCAGGAGTTTCAGTTGAGATGCTCGTCATGGTCGTTCCAAGAGTTTCAGTTGAGATGCTCGTCATGGTCGTTCCAAGAGTTTCAGTTGAGATGCTCGCCGTGGTCGTTCCAGGAGTTTCAGTTGATGTGGTCGTGGTGGTCGTTTCAGGAGTTTCAGTTGATGtggtcgtcgtggtcgttcctggattccccgttgagatgctcgtcgtggtcgttccaggagtttcagttgatgtggtcgtggtggtcgttcctggattctgcgttgagatgctcgtcatggtcgttcctggattctccgttgagatgctcgtcgtggtcgtttcAGGAGTTTCAGTTGAGATGCTCGCCGTGGTCGTTCCAGGAGTTTCAGTTGATGTGGTCGTggtggtcgttcctggattctgcgttgagatgctcgtcaTGGTCGTTCCAGGAGTTTCAGTTGAGATGCTCGTCATGGTCGTTCCAAGAGTTTCAGTTGAGATGTTCGCCGTGGTCGTTCCAGGAGTTTCAGTTGATGTGGTCGTagtggtcgttcctggattctgcgttgagatgctcgtcaTGGTCGTTCCAGGAGTTTCAGTTGAGATGCTCGTCATGGTCGTTCCAAGAGTTTCAGTTGAGATGCTCGTCATGGTCGTTCCAAGAGTTTCAGTTGAGATGTTCGCCGTGGTCGTTCCAGGAGTTTCAGTTGATGTGCTCGTCATGGTCGTTCCAGGAGTTTCAGTTGAGATGCTCGTCATGGTCGTTCCAAGAGTTTCAGTTGAGATGCTCGCCGTGGTCGTTCCAGGAGTTTCAGTTGATGTGGTCGTGGTGGTCGTTTCAGGAGTTTCAGTTGATGtggtcgtcgtggtcgttcctggattccccgttgagatgctcgtcgtggtcgttccagGACTCCCCGTTGAAGTTGTTGAGGTTATGGTTTCAGGAGTTTCCGTTGATGTggtcgtggtcgttcctggattctCCGTTGAGATGCTCGCCGTGGTCGTTCCAGGAGTTTCAGTTGATGTGGTCGTGGTGGTCGTTTCAGGAGTTTCAGTTGATGtggtcgtcgtggtcgttcctggattccccgttgagatgctcgtcgtggtcgttccagGACTCCCCGTTGAAGTCGTTGAGGTTATGGTTCCAGGAGTTGTCTTGTTATCGTTATGTCTAGTTCACGTGATAGGGCAACGAATTTTCCTCCCTTATCACTGA